A region of Diospyros lotus cultivar Yz01 chromosome 3, ASM1463336v1, whole genome shotgun sequence DNA encodes the following proteins:
- the LOC127796624 gene encoding uncharacterized protein LOC127796624 has product MVREERIESFYARLRESALGSASSTPLLIFPSTSDVDSLCALKIVGHVLESDSVRYACYPVSTFNEIHKYAGPNLCSSSDEPVTILLINWGCHRDLRKVLNLGASARVFVVDSHRPIHLHNLSDQNDRVVVLYTRDDEDQADLAYDLKVPVSALAHASDLNSDDEAEDDSDSEDENDSDTDEEDGDATQKRRRVSEESERDPVKLFRKLKKEYYSMGTFHGKPSGCLMYDLSHFLRKNTNELLWLACVALTDQFVHERLTNERYQSGVMELEQHINSSGNLDVVTTVTLKDGTKVLAPDSSRIAYEDEPKLMLLQEWNLFDSMLCSSYIATKLKTWSDNGVKKLMLLLARMGFKLEDCKQKFQYMNVEIKRKMKVEFEEFLPEYGLTDFYYRGFCLLHGYSSRISAADVVYGITALLESFVESDGSCASKQFGVAYDALSLGKLEKLELGMRQAIKVQRAILRQGSAAITKKGSIRSGSKFRWVKLEDSVDTKLLGYPQALTKFGYFLLDALREKGAKMKPLICVCYIQEQRKVLIVGVCGRPRLGADKGNAFGIAFRDAATETGADFFHELFESSWIILDSLAVNSFMIRLTEKLW; this is encoded by the coding sequence ATGGTGAGAGAAGAAAGGATCGAATCGTTTTACGCGCGGTTGCGAGAGTCGGCCCTTGGTTCGGCTTCTTCCACGCCTCTGCTCATATTCCCGTCGACTTCCGATGTTGACTCGCTTTGTGCTTTGAAGATCGTAGGCCACGTTCTCGAGTCCGATTCTGTTCGGTACGCGTGTTATCCTGTTTCCACTTTTAACGAAATTCACAAGTACGCTGGCCCTAATTTGTGTTCATCTTCGGATGAGCCCGTCACGATTCTTCTGATTAATTGGGGCTGCCACCGCGATCTGCGGAAAGTCCTGAATTTGGGCGCTTCTGCGCGTGTTTTTGTTGTTGATAGTCACCGACCAATTCACTTGCACAATCTCAGTGATCAGAATGATCGTGTTGTTGTGCTTTATACTCGGGATGATGAGGACCAGGCCGATTTGGCCTATGATCTGAAAGTTCCGGTCTCGGCTTTGGCTCATGCCAGTGATTTGAACAGCGATGATGAGGCTGAAGATGATTCTGATAGTGAAGATGAGAATGACAGTGATACTGACGAGGAAGATGGGGATGCGACTCAGAAGAGGAGAAGGGTTTCCGAAGAAAGTGAAAGAGATCCAGTTAAGCTTTTCAGGAAGCTGAAGAAAGAATACTACTCGATGGGTACTTTCCATGGGAAGCCTTCCGGGTGTTTGATGTATGACCTCTCTCATTTCCTGAGGAAGAACACAAATGAGCTACTGTGGCTTGCTTGTGTGGCTTTAACCGACCAGTTTGTTCATGAAAGATTAACAAACGAGAGATACCAATCCGGGGTGATGGAGCTTGAACAGCATATCAATAGCTCGGGGAATTTGGACGTGGTTACGACAGTGACCCTAAAGGACGGAACCAAGGTTTTGGCTCCAGATTCTTCAAGAATTGCGTATGAAGATGAGCCAAAGCTAATGTTGCTACAAGAGTGGAATTTGTTTGATTCGATGCTGTGCTCATCCTACATTGCAACTAAATTGAAGACATGGAGTGACAATGGGGTGAAGAAGTTAATGCTGCTGCTTGCTCGAATGGGATTCAAACTAGAGGACTGCAAGCAGAAGTTTCAGTACATGAACGTTGAgattaaaaggaaaatgaaggtTGAGTTTGAAGAGTTTCTACCTGAGTATGGGCTAACTGATTTTTACTACAGAGGCTTCTGCCTGCTACACGGGTATAGTTCAAGAATTTCTGCTGCAGATGTGGTGTATGGAATAACAGCTCTTCTAGAGTCATTTGTCGAATCTGATGGCTCCTGCGCTTCCAAGCAGTTTGGGGTGGCTTATGATGCGTTGTCCTTAGGCAAGCTTGAAAAACTAGAGCTGGGAATGCGACAGGCCATAAAGGTACAAAGGGCGATTCTCAGACAAGGAAGTGCAGCCATAACCAAGAAGGGATCCATAAGAAGCGGAAGCAAGTTCAGGTGGGTGAAGCTTGAAGATTCAGTAGACACAAAGCTGTTGGGTTACCCCCAGGCTTTAACAAAATTTGGGTATTTTCTGTTGGATGCTTTGCGGGAGAAGGGTGCAAAAATGAAGCCTTTAATCTGTGTTTGCTACATTCAAGAGCAAAGGAAGGTACTGATAGTTGGCGTTTGTGGGAGGCCACGTCTTGGTGCAGATAAAGGAAATGCATTTGGGATTGCTTTCAGGGACGCAGCTACCGAAACAGGAGCTGATTTCTTTCATGAGCTGTTTGAGTCCTCATGGATAATTTTAGATTCGCTTGCTGTAAATTCATTCATGATCAGGCTAACAGAGAAGCTGTGGTGA